From the genome of Streptomyces sp. V1I1, one region includes:
- a CDS encoding 6-phospho-beta-glucosidase: MRLTILGGGGFRLPLVYGALLGDHAKGRITHVTLHDLDAGRLAAIARVLADQAEGVPDAPPVTVTTDLDEALRGADFVFSAIRVGGLEGRAADERIALAEDVLGQETVGAGGIAYGLRTVPVAVDIARRVARLAPDAWVINFTNPAGLVTEAMARHLGDRVIGICDSPVGLGRRVARALGADPDTAWIDYVGLNHLGWLRGLRIEGRDELPRLLADPELLGSFEEGKLFGPDWLRSLGAIPNEYLHYYYFNREAVRAYQEAKQTRGAFLHEQQARFYAEMERPDAPALATWDRTRAEREATYMAHNREAAGAGERDACDLESGGYEQVALALMRAIAHNQRTTLILNVRNRTTLSVLDEEAVVEVPCFVDANGAHPISVSPLPLHATGLVYAVKAVEREVLAAADSGSRATAVKAFALHPLVDSVTVARRLVDGYTSVHPALAYLR, translated from the coding sequence ATGAGGCTCACGATCCTCGGCGGCGGGGGCTTCAGACTGCCGCTGGTGTACGGCGCCCTGCTCGGCGATCACGCCAAGGGCCGTATCACCCACGTAACCCTTCACGACCTGGACGCCGGCCGGCTGGCCGCGATCGCGCGCGTCCTCGCCGACCAGGCGGAAGGCGTGCCGGACGCCCCGCCGGTCACCGTCACCACCGACCTCGACGAGGCGCTGCGCGGCGCCGACTTCGTGTTCTCCGCGATCCGCGTCGGCGGCCTCGAGGGCCGCGCGGCAGACGAACGCATCGCCCTCGCCGAGGACGTGCTGGGCCAGGAGACCGTCGGCGCGGGCGGCATCGCTTACGGACTGCGCACCGTCCCGGTCGCCGTCGACATCGCGCGCCGGGTCGCCCGGCTCGCCCCCGACGCCTGGGTCATCAACTTCACCAACCCGGCCGGCCTGGTCACCGAGGCCATGGCCCGACACCTCGGCGACCGCGTCATCGGTATCTGCGACTCGCCGGTGGGCCTCGGCCGCCGGGTCGCCCGCGCGCTGGGCGCGGACCCCGACACCGCGTGGATCGACTATGTGGGCCTCAACCACCTCGGCTGGCTGCGCGGCCTGCGCATCGAGGGCCGCGACGAACTGCCCCGGCTGCTCGCCGACCCCGAGCTGCTCGGCTCCTTCGAGGAGGGCAAGCTCTTCGGCCCCGACTGGCTCCGCTCTCTCGGCGCGATCCCCAACGAATATCTGCACTACTACTACTTCAACCGCGAGGCGGTACGCGCCTACCAGGAGGCCAAGCAGACCCGCGGGGCCTTCCTCCATGAGCAACAGGCCAGGTTCTACGCGGAGATGGAGCGGCCCGACGCCCCGGCGCTGGCGACCTGGGACCGTACCCGAGCAGAGCGCGAGGCGACCTACATGGCGCACAACCGCGAAGCCGCGGGGGCCGGCGAGCGCGACGCCTGCGACCTGGAGTCCGGTGGATACGAGCAGGTCGCCCTCGCCCTGATGCGGGCCATCGCGCACAACCAGCGCACGACGCTCATTCTCAACGTCCGCAACCGCACGACGCTTTCCGTGCTGGACGAGGAAGCGGTCGTCGAAGTGCCCTGCTTCGTCGACGCGAACGGCGCGCACCCCATCTCCGTGTCCCCGCTGCCGCTGCACGCCACCGGACTGGTCTACGCCGTCAAGGCCGTCGAGCGCGAGGTCCTGGCGGCGGCCGACAGCGGCTCGCGTGCGACGGCGGTGAAGGCCTTCGCCCTGCATCCCCTCGTCGATTCAGTGACCGTCGCCCGCCGTCTCGTCGACGGCTACACCAGCGTCCACCCCGCGCTCGCGTATCTGAGGTAG
- a CDS encoding DeoR/GlpR family DNA-binding transcription regulator produces the protein MLAERRHQLILRALRSGGPAAVTDLSEQLDVSPATIRRDLVKLEEEGLLTRVHGGAAVEEGDQPFAEVAEIRVPEKDAIAVRAAAMVEEGQSVLLDIGTTAYRLARQLHGRRLTVITSNLVVYEELADDTGIELILLGGMVRREYRSLVGFLTEDNLRQLHADWLFLGTSGIRPDGQVMDTTVIEVPVKRAMIAAADSVVLLADAGKFPGTGMAKVCGPAALDTVVTNAPADPATSAAFDEAGVKVVEV, from the coding sequence GTGCTGGCTGAGCGACGACATCAACTCATCCTGCGGGCTCTGCGATCAGGCGGCCCCGCAGCCGTAACCGACCTGTCCGAGCAGCTCGACGTGAGCCCCGCGACCATCCGGCGCGACCTGGTCAAGCTGGAGGAAGAGGGCCTGCTCACGCGGGTCCACGGGGGAGCCGCGGTCGAGGAGGGCGATCAACCCTTCGCGGAGGTCGCCGAGATCAGGGTCCCGGAGAAGGACGCGATAGCGGTCCGGGCCGCGGCCATGGTCGAGGAGGGGCAGTCCGTCCTCCTCGACATCGGCACCACCGCCTACCGCCTGGCCCGGCAGCTGCACGGTCGCAGACTGACCGTGATCACCAGCAATCTGGTGGTGTACGAGGAGCTGGCGGACGACACCGGGATCGAGCTGATACTGCTCGGCGGGATGGTCCGGCGGGAGTACCGCTCCCTGGTCGGCTTCCTCACCGAGGACAACCTCCGCCAGCTGCACGCGGACTGGCTGTTCCTGGGCACGAGCGGCATCCGCCCCGACGGCCAGGTCATGGACACCACGGTGATCGAGGTCCCGGTCAAGCGGGCGATGATCGCGGCCGCGGACTCAGTGGTGCTCCTCGCAGACGCGGGCAAGTTCCCCGGCACCGGCATGGCGAAGGTGTGCGGCCCCGCGGCCCTCGACACAGTGGTGACCAACGCGCCCGCGGACCCGGCGACCAGCGCGGCGTTCGACGAGGCAGGAGTGAAGGTGGTTGAGGTATGA
- a CDS encoding GNAT family N-acetyltransferase, translated as MLFRWDWLRPVLTAPIVPTLGPVHPNALTVDIFEDTLRTAVTGDFLPYDKDRRWGGEKDETVLRGNVVHQPDHTLIPTLNRRGRGTVKVFAYGHHGSVLDEAAELAAKLASVHDAVNARVVHPLGPETSSPRGTRIQLKDFTARPCPDPGGLVRPVTDWPAAVQETFAPFATAMSADGLAFLHTQMQAGRCGPVLAAAVEDRIVGAIGPMEVRPDAIGRPQLLPQYFAVLPEARGQGMGRVLWRAAMHWGQSHGAAYQLLQTEVGGPSDRLCQSEGLTSLGFTHIMRA; from the coding sequence ATGCTCTTCCGTTGGGACTGGCTCCGGCCCGTATTGACCGCGCCGATCGTGCCGACTCTCGGTCCCGTCCATCCCAACGCCCTGACCGTCGACATCTTCGAGGACACCCTGCGAACGGCCGTCACCGGGGACTTCCTCCCCTACGACAAGGACCGGCGCTGGGGCGGCGAGAAGGACGAGACGGTCCTCCGCGGCAATGTGGTGCACCAGCCTGACCACACCCTCATCCCCACCCTGAACCGGCGTGGACGCGGCACCGTCAAGGTCTTCGCCTATGGGCACCACGGCAGCGTCTTGGATGAAGCAGCCGAACTGGCCGCGAAGCTCGCCTCCGTGCACGACGCGGTCAACGCCCGCGTCGTGCACCCACTCGGCCCCGAGACCAGCTCCCCACGCGGCACCCGCATCCAGCTAAAGGACTTCACCGCCCGCCCCTGCCCCGACCCCGGCGGTCTGGTCCGCCCCGTCACCGACTGGCCCGCCGCCGTACAGGAGACCTTCGCCCCGTTCGCCACGGCCATGTCCGCCGACGGCTTGGCCTTCCTCCACACTCAGATGCAGGCCGGCCGGTGCGGCCCGGTCCTCGCCGCCGCCGTCGAGGACCGCATCGTGGGCGCGATCGGCCCCATGGAAGTACGCCCCGACGCGATCGGACGCCCCCAGCTCCTGCCCCAGTACTTCGCCGTCCTGCCCGAGGCCCGAGGGCAGGGCATGGGCCGCGTCCTGTGGCGGGCCGCGATGCACTGGGGCCAGTCCCACGGCGCCGCCTACCAGCTCCTCCAGACCGAGGTCGGCGGCCCCTCCGACAGGCTGTGCCAGTCCGAAGGACTAACCTCCCTCGGCTTCACCCACATCATGCGCGCATAA
- a CDS encoding radical SAM protein, translating into MAHALIASPFLDGHLLLKPGARAGARIPADHYEDIRQAAADGEALPAWAVQTAADVWGIDLGGRPAQGTVLLREPSPYGYCRASWEINLGCNFGCKHCYLGERPFSGLGWEDKVRLLDIMREAGVLWLQITGGEPTMDPHFQGSYRYAWQAGMMLTISTNGSLLWRPDLLKLFRDCPPYRLVVSMYGASEESFDTLTQRRGAWKAFRRGIDAAREAGLPLRINVVVTEDNASEADEMGALAEEWNVENHAYTNMTPTIYGGGEPLLAQSAAHLRQRKPFAGCNAGHTFFHTDPHAKVSICKVGRDDQIDLMAEGIEGLTRLGAIADRLMLRTGGCEGCALSGTCRVCRPLAKHYQEAKAPLHSYCQHGDKENAS; encoded by the coding sequence ATGGCCCACGCTCTGATCGCCTCCCCGTTCCTCGACGGGCACCTGCTCCTTAAGCCCGGAGCAAGGGCCGGGGCCCGCATCCCGGCCGACCACTACGAGGACATCCGGCAGGCCGCCGCCGACGGTGAGGCTCTGCCTGCCTGGGCGGTACAGACCGCCGCCGACGTATGGGGCATCGACCTGGGCGGCCGACCCGCGCAGGGCACGGTGCTGCTGCGCGAGCCGTCCCCGTACGGCTACTGCCGCGCCTCCTGGGAGATCAACCTCGGCTGCAACTTCGGCTGCAAGCACTGCTACCTCGGCGAGCGGCCCTTCTCCGGTCTCGGCTGGGAGGACAAGGTGCGGCTGCTGGACATCATGCGCGAGGCCGGTGTCCTCTGGCTCCAGATCACCGGTGGCGAACCCACCATGGACCCTCACTTCCAGGGTTCCTACCGGTACGCCTGGCAGGCCGGGATGATGCTCACCATCTCCACCAACGGCTCGCTGCTTTGGCGGCCGGACCTCCTCAAGCTCTTCCGGGACTGCCCGCCCTACCGGCTGGTCGTCAGCATGTACGGGGCGAGTGAGGAGTCCTTCGACACGCTCACCCAGCGCCGTGGCGCGTGGAAGGCGTTCCGTCGCGGCATTGACGCCGCACGCGAGGCGGGCCTGCCTCTGCGTATCAACGTCGTGGTGACCGAGGACAACGCCTCCGAGGCCGACGAGATGGGCGCCCTCGCCGAGGAGTGGAACGTCGAGAACCACGCGTACACGAACATGACGCCCACGATCTACGGCGGCGGTGAGCCGCTCCTCGCCCAGTCTGCCGCCCACCTGCGGCAGCGCAAGCCGTTCGCCGGCTGCAACGCGGGACACACCTTCTTCCACACCGACCCCCACGCCAAGGTCTCGATCTGCAAGGTCGGCCGGGACGACCAGATCGACCTCATGGCCGAAGGCATCGAGGGCCTCACCCGGCTCGGCGCCATCGCGGACCGACTCATGCTTCGCACCGGTGGGTGCGAGGGCTGCGCCCTGTCCGGCACCTGCCGGGTCTGCCGCCCCCTGGCCAAGCACTACCAGGAAGCGAAGGCGCCGCTGCACAGCTACTGCCAACACGGAGACAAGGAGAACGCATCATGA
- a CDS encoding glycoside hydrolase family 38 C-terminal domain-containing protein — MHDERRRIEERVERILQQRIQPAVHAVSLPLDVTAWEAPDEPVPFAEAASQTYEPFAMGTPWGPPWGTTWFRVRGEVPAHWAGRRVEAVFDLGFVGDWPGNQAEALVHTLDGSPLKAVNPQNQYVPVASPAAGGERIDYLVEAASNPDILAGDFRGPTPLGDKATAGRRPLYTFARADLAVLDEDVWHLSLDMQVLRELMLELGEHEPRRHEIMHALDHALDALDLDDISGTAADVRELLRPVLTRPAHASAHTMSAVGHAHIDSAWLWPIRETKRKTSRTFSNVTALAEEYEEFVFACSQAQQYEWVRDNYPRVWERIKKAVADGQWAPVGGMWVESDGNLPGGEAIARQFVHGKRFFIEHFGIETKGVWLPDSFGYNAAYPQLAKLAGNEWFLTQKLSWNQTNKLPHHTFWWEGIDGSRIFTHFPPVDTYNVEFSGKEMAHAVRNYQDKGRGTRSLAPFGHGDGGGGPTREMMERARRLADLEGSAKVKVEHPDAFFEAARAEYADAPVWSGELYLELHRATYTSQARTKQGNRRSEHRLREAELWATAAAVHAPGYDYPYEKLDRLWKTVLLHQFHDILPGSSIAWVHREAEAEYARVAKELEEITSAAVSALGAGTWSVFNTSPRARAEVVTVPAEVAEALGHVPGTALDPGLPQPADGSSTVFVEVPASGSTPITAAVPTRKPVTVTDRVLDNGLVRVEFAEDGTLASVRDLAADREVLAAPGNLLRLHSDLPNYWDAWDIDKHYQNRFTDLLDAESVTVTAAGPLLGAVRVERAFGKGSRIVQTVTVRAGSRRIDVETEIDWHEAEKILKAAFPIDVRADRSTAEIQFGHVHRPTHTNTSWEAARFEVYGHRWVHVGEPGYGVAVINDSTYGHDVTRTTRDDGGTTTTVRLSLVRAPRVPDPEADQGTHRFTYALLPGATVEDAIAEGYALNLPLRVGETARNIEPLVSVDNPAVTVEAVKLADDRSGDVVVRLYECLGGRAKATLRTGFALAGAQVTDLLERPLPDEPVTVVDGGVSLTLRPFQILTLRLSRA, encoded by the coding sequence ATGCACGACGAACGCCGCCGCATCGAGGAGCGCGTCGAGCGCATTCTCCAGCAGCGCATCCAGCCCGCCGTCCACGCCGTCTCGCTCCCCCTCGACGTCACGGCATGGGAGGCTCCGGACGAGCCGGTGCCCTTCGCCGAGGCCGCGTCCCAGACGTACGAACCGTTCGCGATGGGGACGCCATGGGGTCCACCCTGGGGCACGACCTGGTTCAGGGTCCGCGGCGAAGTCCCCGCCCACTGGGCCGGCCGTCGCGTCGAGGCCGTCTTCGACCTCGGCTTCGTCGGCGACTGGCCGGGCAACCAGGCCGAGGCCCTCGTCCACACCCTGGACGGCAGCCCCCTCAAGGCGGTCAACCCGCAGAACCAGTACGTGCCGGTCGCATCCCCCGCGGCGGGCGGCGAGCGGATCGACTATCTCGTCGAGGCCGCGTCCAACCCCGACATCCTCGCGGGCGACTTCCGCGGCCCGACCCCGCTCGGCGACAAGGCCACCGCGGGCCGGAGGCCCCTCTACACCTTCGCCCGCGCCGACCTCGCCGTACTCGACGAGGACGTCTGGCACCTCTCGCTCGATATGCAGGTGCTGCGCGAGCTGATGCTGGAGCTCGGCGAGCACGAGCCGCGCAGGCACGAGATCATGCACGCGCTGGACCACGCGCTCGACGCGCTGGACCTGGACGACATCTCCGGCACGGCGGCGGACGTACGGGAGCTGCTGCGGCCGGTCCTGACGCGTCCCGCGCACGCCAGCGCTCACACCATGTCGGCGGTCGGCCATGCGCACATCGACAGCGCCTGGCTGTGGCCGATCCGCGAGACCAAGCGCAAGACGTCCCGCACCTTCTCCAATGTGACCGCGCTGGCCGAGGAGTACGAGGAGTTCGTCTTCGCCTGCTCGCAGGCCCAGCAGTACGAGTGGGTCCGCGACAACTACCCGCGGGTGTGGGAGCGCATCAAGAAGGCCGTCGCCGACGGCCAGTGGGCGCCGGTCGGCGGCATGTGGGTGGAGTCCGACGGCAATCTGCCGGGCGGCGAGGCCATCGCCCGCCAGTTCGTCCACGGCAAGCGCTTCTTCATCGAGCACTTCGGCATCGAGACCAAGGGCGTCTGGCTGCCGGACTCCTTCGGCTACAACGCGGCCTATCCGCAGCTGGCGAAGCTGGCCGGCAACGAGTGGTTCCTCACCCAGAAGCTGTCCTGGAACCAGACCAACAAACTGCCCCACCACACCTTCTGGTGGGAGGGCATCGACGGCTCGCGGATCTTCACGCACTTCCCGCCGGTGGACACCTACAACGTGGAGTTCTCCGGCAAGGAGATGGCGCACGCGGTCCGCAACTACCAGGACAAGGGCCGCGGTACCCGCTCGCTGGCGCCGTTCGGGCACGGCGACGGCGGTGGCGGACCCACCCGGGAAATGATGGAGCGCGCACGGCGCCTTGCCGACCTCGAAGGCTCCGCGAAGGTCAAGGTCGAGCACCCGGACGCGTTCTTCGAGGCGGCGCGCGCGGAGTACGCGGACGCACCCGTCTGGTCCGGCGAGCTCTATCTGGAGCTGCACCGCGCCACCTACACCTCGCAGGCCCGCACAAAGCAGGGCAACCGCCGCAGCGAACACCGGTTGCGCGAGGCCGAGTTGTGGGCGACGGCGGCCGCGGTGCACGCGCCGGGCTACGACTACCCGTACGAGAAGCTCGACCGGCTGTGGAAGACGGTCCTGCTGCACCAGTTCCACGACATTCTGCCGGGCTCGTCGATCGCCTGGGTGCACCGCGAGGCGGAGGCGGAGTACGCGCGGGTGGCAAAGGAGTTGGAGGAGATCACCTCGGCCGCAGTGTCCGCGCTGGGCGCGGGCACATGGTCCGTGTTCAATACGAGCCCCCGCGCGCGTGCCGAGGTCGTCACCGTCCCGGCCGAAGTGGCCGAGGCCCTCGGCCACGTGCCGGGCACGGCCCTCGACCCCGGTCTGCCGCAGCCGGCCGACGGTTCGTCGACCGTCTTTGTCGAGGTTCCGGCCTCCGGCAGCACGCCGATCACAGCGGCGGTCCCGACGCGGAAGCCCGTCACCGTCACGGACCGTGTCCTCGACAACGGCCTGGTCCGCGTGGAGTTCGCCGAGGACGGCACCCTCGCCTCCGTACGCGACCTGGCCGCCGACCGCGAAGTCCTCGCCGCCCCCGGCAACCTCCTCCGGCTGCACAGCGACCTGCCCAACTACTGGGATGCCTGGGACATCGACAAGCACTATCAGAACCGCTTCACCGACCTGCTCGACGCAGAGTCGGTCACCGTCACCGCTGCGGGGCCGCTGCTCGGCGCGGTGCGGGTCGAGCGCGCCTTCGGCAAGGGCTCGCGCATCGTGCAGACCGTCACGGTCCGGGCGGGCAGCCGCCGTATCGACGTAGAGACCGAGATCGACTGGCACGAGGCAGAGAAGATCCTCAAGGCGGCCTTCCCGATCGACGTCCGGGCCGACCGGTCCACGGCGGAGATCCAGTTCGGCCATGTCCACCGGCCCACGCACACCAACACCAGCTGGGAAGCGGCCCGTTTCGAGGTCTACGGCCACCGGTGGGTGCATGTCGGGGAGCCCGGCTACGGCGTCGCGGTCATCAATGACTCGACGTACGGACACGATGTCACCCGCACCACTCGCGACGACGGCGGTACGACCACCACGGTCCGCCTCAGCCTGGTCCGCGCACCCCGCGTCCCGGACCCCGAGGCCGACCAGGGCACCCACCGCTTCACCTACGCGCTGCTGCCGGGCGCGACCGTGGAGGACGCGATCGCCGAAGGGTACGCGCTCAACCTGCCGCTGCGGGTGGGGGAGACGGCCCGGAACATCGAGCCTCTGGTGAGCGTCGACAACCCCGCCGTGACGGTCGAGGCGGTGAAACTCGCGGACGACCGCTCGGGCGATGTGGTCGTACGGCTCTACGAGTGCCTCGGCGGCCGGGCGAAGGCGACCCTGCGCACGGGCTTCGCACTGGCCGGGGCGCAGGTCACGGACCTGCTGGAGCGTCCACTGCCGGACGAGCCGGTGACCGTCGTGGACGGCGGGGTGTCGCTGACGCTGCGGCCCTTCCAGATCCTGACGCTGCGTCTTTCGCGAGCGTAG
- a CDS encoding carbohydrate ABC transporter permease yields the protein MPTAPPAPVVESPVAVSAPQVAPPKSRSIFGYWRLYLAISPFYLLFLCFGLIPVGFSLFLSFHRWDGLGSMEYAGLSQYSYLLSDTQFWHAIGNTLIIWAISTLPMLFIALVTAVMLNSAVRFKSFYRFAYFLPNVTSVVAIAIIFGSVFSTNFGLVNAVLQGLGLDQIAWLNTPWGIKVAIASLMTWQWTGYNAIIFLAGLQTIPSELYEAARVDGAGPVQTFFRVTVPLMRPVILFTLVVSTVTGLQSFSEPQVLLQTTANTSTFAGGPDNAGQTMVLYFFQQTFDNNDFGYGAAIAWGIFLIVAVFSIINWRLVQRRDK from the coding sequence ATGCCCACCGCGCCCCCCGCACCCGTCGTCGAAAGCCCCGTGGCCGTCTCGGCTCCGCAGGTCGCGCCCCCAAAGTCCCGTTCCATATTCGGATACTGGCGCCTCTACCTCGCGATCTCGCCCTTCTACCTGCTTTTCCTGTGCTTCGGTCTGATCCCGGTGGGCTTCTCGCTCTTTCTGTCGTTCCACCGCTGGGACGGCCTGGGGTCGATGGAGTACGCGGGCCTGTCGCAGTACAGCTATCTGCTGAGCGACACCCAGTTCTGGCACGCCATCGGCAACACCCTGATCATCTGGGCCATCTCGACCCTCCCCATGCTCTTCATCGCGCTGGTGACCGCGGTGATGCTCAACTCCGCGGTGCGCTTCAAGAGCTTCTACCGCTTCGCGTACTTCCTCCCGAACGTCACCTCGGTCGTCGCGATCGCGATCATCTTCGGGTCGGTCTTCAGCACCAACTTCGGCCTGGTCAACGCCGTACTCCAGGGTCTCGGCCTGGACCAGATCGCCTGGCTGAACACGCCCTGGGGCATCAAGGTCGCGATCGCCTCGCTGATGACCTGGCAGTGGACCGGCTACAACGCGATCATCTTCCTCGCCGGTCTGCAGACCATCCCGAGCGAGCTGTACGAGGCCGCGCGCGTCGACGGCGCCGGGCCCGTGCAGACCTTCTTCCGGGTCACCGTGCCGCTCATGCGGCCGGTCATCCTCTTCACGCTCGTGGTGTCGACGGTCACCGGTCTGCAGAGCTTCTCCGAGCCGCAGGTGCTGCTCCAGACCACCGCCAACACCTCGACCTTCGCGGGCGGTCCGGACAACGCCGGCCAGACGATGGTCCTCTACTTCTTCCAGCAGACCTTCGACAACAACGATTTCGGCTACGGCGCCGCGATCGCGTGGGGCATCTTCCTGATCGTCGCCGTCTTCTCGATCATCAACTGGCGCCTTGTCCAGCGCCGGGACAAGTAG
- a CDS encoding extracellular solute-binding protein: MHLSRRGLLRAGMATTAAAALGPAAAGCAVPRGSTGRNMTLWYWTGGLSEKVVATARNRFTGVELKPVQIGGYFRSKLLTTMAGRASVPDITGLKGEDMASYLPNADQFVDLRTLGADRFKDQYLPWKWEQGIAPDGRMVGFPIDTGPVVQYYRADVFDRAGLPAEPAEVAAQMSTWEKYFAAGEQLKKKIPGAYLLIDPLTVLSNAINQGTKRFVDEDRHFIGGQKHVTDAWDLAIEARRRGLISSVVSGTPDSNAAMEQGRLPSQLNASWAAGDLKLAVPMTEGKWRVARMPGGAANNGGSFLAITKACREPEQAFAIITWLLNADNQTRGFVDASLFPSTPASYEQKAMRDPDPFFGGQITIDVFGPAAEKIPVAYNSPYDFALQQPVYDELTKVHTLGKDPGQAWKDAMSKCRRIADHLGVS; the protein is encoded by the coding sequence GTGCACCTCTCCCGAAGAGGGCTGCTGCGCGCAGGTATGGCCACCACGGCCGCCGCGGCGCTCGGCCCCGCTGCGGCAGGCTGCGCGGTTCCTCGCGGCTCCACCGGCCGCAACATGACCCTGTGGTACTGGACCGGCGGTCTGAGTGAAAAGGTCGTGGCCACGGCCAGGAACCGCTTCACGGGCGTCGAGCTCAAGCCCGTGCAGATCGGCGGCTACTTCAGGTCCAAGCTGCTGACCACCATGGCGGGCCGCGCGTCCGTGCCGGACATCACCGGACTCAAGGGCGAGGACATGGCCTCGTACCTCCCCAACGCCGATCAGTTCGTGGACCTGCGCACACTCGGCGCCGACCGGTTCAAGGACCAGTATCTGCCGTGGAAGTGGGAGCAGGGCATCGCCCCCGACGGACGCATGGTCGGGTTTCCGATCGACACCGGGCCCGTCGTGCAGTACTACCGCGCCGATGTCTTCGACCGGGCCGGTCTGCCCGCCGAACCGGCCGAGGTCGCAGCGCAGATGAGCACCTGGGAGAAGTACTTCGCGGCCGGTGAGCAGTTGAAGAAGAAAATCCCGGGCGCGTATCTGCTCATCGACCCCCTCACCGTCCTCTCGAACGCGATCAACCAGGGCACCAAGCGGTTCGTGGACGAGGACCGGCACTTCATCGGCGGCCAGAAGCATGTGACCGACGCCTGGGACCTGGCCATCGAGGCGCGCCGCCGCGGCTTGATCTCGAGCGTGGTCAGCGGCACCCCGGACAGCAACGCGGCCATGGAGCAGGGCCGGCTCCCCAGCCAGCTCAACGCCTCGTGGGCGGCCGGCGACCTCAAGCTGGCCGTGCCCATGACAGAGGGCAAGTGGCGGGTGGCCCGGATGCCCGGCGGTGCCGCCAACAACGGCGGCTCCTTCCTGGCCATAACCAAGGCCTGCCGGGAGCCCGAGCAGGCATTCGCGATCATCACCTGGCTGCTGAACGCCGACAACCAGACCCGCGGCTTCGTCGATGCCTCGCTCTTCCCGTCAACCCCGGCCTCGTACGAGCAAAAAGCCATGCGCGACCCGGACCCGTTCTTCGGCGGGCAGATCACCATCGACGTCTTCGGCCCGGCCGCCGAAAAGATCCCGGTCGCCTACAACAGCCCGTACGACTTCGCCCTGCAGCAGCCGGTCTACGACGAGCTCACCAAAGTGCACACCCTGGGCAAGGACCCGGGCCAGGCCTGGAAGGACGCCATGAGCAAGTGCCGGCGCATCGCGGACCACCTGGGGGTGAGCTGA
- a CDS encoding PfkB family carbohydrate kinase has translation MDEEPRPDVLLTGLLFYDLVLTGLGKPPTPGEEIWTRGMGCGPGGIANLAVAAARYGLDTSLATVFGDDYYGAHCRQILAGQEGVDLSLSRTAKDWNTPVTVSLAHDHDRALITHGGPPAHSQDQLLHDPPPARTALVHIGAEPQEWLGKAAAAGTLIFADIGWDPTEQWSGEVLNQLSLCHAFLPNDTEAMGYTRTDSPAAALDRLAELTPVAVITCGRSGALAVDQTTGEHAQVAALDIDAMDATGAGDVFGASFVAATLGGWPLAERLRFASLAAGLSVKHHTGALAAPGWYGIDQWWRTTGSRDPELSCAYGFLADRIPADPGPAPHHATVTPR, from the coding sequence GTGGACGAGGAGCCCAGGCCCGATGTCCTGCTGACCGGGCTGCTCTTCTACGACCTCGTCCTCACCGGACTCGGCAAGCCGCCGACGCCGGGCGAGGAGATCTGGACCCGGGGAATGGGCTGCGGCCCCGGCGGGATCGCCAACCTCGCCGTGGCGGCGGCCCGCTACGGCCTGGACACCTCTCTGGCCACGGTCTTCGGCGACGACTACTACGGCGCGCACTGCCGGCAGATCCTCGCCGGACAGGAGGGCGTCGACCTCTCTCTGTCCCGCACGGCGAAGGACTGGAACACCCCGGTTACGGTCTCCCTCGCCCATGACCACGACCGCGCCCTCATCACCCACGGTGGGCCACCCGCCCACTCCCAGGACCAACTGCTCCACGATCCGCCGCCCGCGCGCACCGCGCTCGTGCACATCGGAGCCGAACCGCAGGAGTGGCTCGGCAAGGCCGCGGCCGCCGGCACCTTGATCTTCGCCGACATCGGCTGGGACCCCACCGAACAGTGGTCCGGCGAGGTGCTGAACCAGCTGTCCCTCTGCCACGCCTTCCTGCCCAACGACACCGAGGCCATGGGCTACACGCGCACCGACAGCCCGGCTGCCGCACTCGACAGGCTCGCCGAACTGACACCCGTCGCCGTGATCACCTGCGGGCGCTCCGGCGCCCTCGCCGTCGACCAGACAACCGGAGAGCACGCTCAGGTCGCGGCCCTTGACATCGATGCCATGGATGCGACCGGCGCCGGAGACGTCTTCGGCGCGAGCTTTGTCGCCGCCACCCTGGGCGGCTGGCCGCTCGCCGAGCGGCTGCGCTTCGCCTCCCTCGCCGCCGGACTGTCCGTAAAGCACCACACCGGGGCGCTCGCCGCCCCCGGCTGGTACGGCATCGATCAGTGGTGGCGTACGACAGGCTCACGCGACCCCGAACTGTCGTGCGCCTACGGCTTCCTGGCCGACCGCATCCCCGCCGACCCCGGGCCGGCCCCGCACCACGCAACCGTCACCCCCCGCTGA